The proteins below are encoded in one region of Ornithinimicrobium avium:
- a CDS encoding class I adenylate-forming enzyme family protein — MDIGTLLTRAGHRFGDRVAVEGTEPGDRRTFAQLADRVTAIAGGLLALGLEPGDRVLDLQSNSTTYLETDLAIRAAGLVRVALNHRLHPSDWERIATDSAARGLIYHERFADDVAAVREQVPHVVVVGDGPETSLEQLVAGATAGRLPVRAPDDLCGLHYSSGTTGHPKGAQRTHRNWFASIVNMTQDVLGGPPDPDADCYVHAGPVTHTSGLFVLPFLVAGARQIVLPTWDPQTFLEAVLERGATHTALVPTMVARLLSHGATREDLAGLKMLGYAGAPMPPEQMRRAHDELTPHLVQYYGLVEAIPPVTVLDAPDHERGLTSDPELLTSAGRPALGVELAVVDEDGRRLPPGEVGEVITRGDHVMAGYYNAAERTDLSKAVVDGWLHTGDLGRLSGSGHLWLIDRKGDMIISGGYNIYPREVEEVIAEVPDVAQVAVVGVADCDWGQRVVAFVTPRSGAGVTEEAVREHCASRLASYKKPKEVRVVQEFPLNSTGKIAKKVLRAQLEEGMR; from the coding sequence ATGGACATCGGCACGCTGCTCACCCGCGCCGGCCACCGCTTCGGCGACCGGGTGGCCGTCGAGGGCACAGAACCCGGCGACCGGCGCACCTTCGCGCAGCTGGCCGACCGCGTCACCGCGATCGCCGGCGGGCTGCTCGCCCTCGGTCTGGAGCCCGGGGACCGGGTGCTGGACCTGCAGAGCAACAGCACGACCTACCTGGAGACCGACCTGGCGATCCGCGCCGCCGGCCTGGTGCGGGTCGCCCTCAACCACCGGCTGCACCCGAGCGACTGGGAGCGGATCGCCACCGACTCCGCCGCGCGCGGGCTGATCTACCACGAGCGGTTCGCCGACGACGTCGCCGCGGTGCGCGAGCAGGTGCCGCACGTCGTCGTGGTCGGCGACGGGCCCGAGACCTCCCTGGAGCAGCTCGTCGCCGGCGCCACCGCCGGCCGGCTCCCGGTGCGCGCGCCCGACGACCTGTGCGGGCTGCACTACTCCTCGGGGACGACCGGGCACCCCAAGGGCGCGCAGCGCACGCACCGCAACTGGTTCGCCTCCATCGTCAACATGACCCAGGACGTGCTCGGCGGGCCGCCGGACCCCGACGCCGACTGCTACGTCCACGCGGGCCCGGTCACGCACACGTCCGGCCTGTTCGTGCTGCCCTTCCTCGTCGCCGGCGCCCGGCAGATCGTGCTGCCGACCTGGGACCCGCAGACCTTCCTCGAGGCCGTCCTCGAGCGCGGCGCCACCCACACCGCGCTGGTGCCGACGATGGTCGCGCGCCTGCTGTCCCACGGCGCCACGCGGGAGGACCTGGCGGGGCTGAAGATGCTCGGCTACGCCGGCGCGCCGATGCCGCCGGAGCAGATGCGCCGCGCGCACGACGAGCTCACGCCCCACCTCGTCCAGTACTACGGCCTCGTCGAGGCCATCCCGCCCGTCACCGTCCTCGACGCCCCCGACCACGAGCGCGGCCTCACCTCCGACCCCGAGCTGCTCACCAGCGCCGGCCGCCCCGCGCTCGGCGTCGAGCTCGCCGTCGTCGACGAGGACGGCCGCCGCCTCCCGCCGGGCGAGGTCGGCGAGGTCATCACCCGTGGCGACCACGTCATGGCCGGCTACTACAACGCCGCCGAGCGCACCGACCTGTCCAAGGCGGTCGTCGACGGCTGGCTGCACACCGGCGACCTGGGCCGGCTGTCCGGGAGCGGACACCTGTGGCTCATCGACCGCAAGGGCGACATGATCATCAGTGGCGGCTACAACATCTATCCCCGCGAGGTCGAGGAGGTCATCGCCGAGGTGCCGGACGTGGCGCAGGTCGCGGTCGTCGGCGTCGCGGACTGCGACTGGGGCCAGCGCGTCGTCGCCTTCGTCACGCCCCGGTCCGGTGCGGGGGTGACCGAGGAGGCGGTGCGCGAGCACTGCGCGAGCCGGCTCGCGTCATACAAGAAGCCCAAGGAGGTCCGGGTCGTGCAGGAGTTCCCGCTCAACTCGACCGGCAAGATCGCCAAGAAGGTGCTCCGCGCACAGCTCGAGGAGGGTATGAGGTGA
- a CDS encoding acetate--CoA ligase family protein: MTLRPLWDARGVAVVGASDRPGAVGRLPVQFLQRYGYAGGIYPVRPDGAPVCGLTSYPSVAEASRQGPVDLAMIMVAADKVTAAVRDCAAAGVPVVVVCSSGFAETGEGGALLQDELVTVAGELGVRVLGPNCIGTVGTATGQVSSFSPLFSGERTELVPGGLGFVSQSGALGYGAVSLAFERGLGLGWVVNTGNEADLSAAEVMAAVAGEEGCTGLLGYAESLTDVHALARVVASGVPVALLKAGRSDAGARAAASHTGALAAGDTVVDVALRRAGVVRVDDVEELLDVGDVMGLVPSVRGRRVRRVAVVTTSGGSGILTADAIETHGDRLELAALSAATTAALEEIVPAYGATGNPVDVTASVMSNPALFDRALTTIAGDPGVDAVVACFCVLTGKDVDDVVAALARVREATGVPVVVVRTGADHLAPQAAATMRAAGLPVYTTPERAVRALAALSQMARPDVRERPAPPAVDAHLTADMGEDELKATLARLGLPVPVGRVAADRDDAVTAVAEAGGRAVLKAVVPGLLHKSDAGGVVLDVTAEQAPEVFDRLAAMGGEVLVEELVPGGLEALVGSTDSPLGRVLTVGVGGVLTEVVADVALRLLPVDRQDVEEMLDETRLGRLLAGVRGQGPADRAALVDTVLAVAGVAATLPPGAELDLNPVTVLAQGDGVRILDAALATADEAGD, from the coding sequence GTGACGCTCCGCCCCCTCTGGGACGCCCGCGGCGTCGCGGTCGTCGGCGCCAGCGACCGCCCCGGCGCCGTCGGGCGGCTGCCGGTCCAGTTCCTCCAGCGCTACGGCTACGCCGGCGGGATCTACCCGGTGCGCCCGGACGGTGCGCCCGTCTGCGGGCTCACGTCCTACCCCTCGGTCGCGGAGGCGTCGCGACAGGGTCCGGTCGACCTGGCCATGATCATGGTCGCCGCCGACAAGGTGACCGCCGCCGTGCGCGACTGCGCCGCCGCCGGCGTGCCGGTCGTCGTCGTCTGCTCCAGCGGCTTCGCCGAGACCGGCGAGGGCGGCGCGCTCCTGCAGGACGAGCTGGTCACCGTCGCCGGCGAGCTCGGCGTGCGGGTCCTCGGGCCCAACTGCATCGGCACGGTCGGCACCGCGACCGGGCAGGTCAGCTCGTTCTCCCCGCTCTTCTCCGGCGAGCGCACCGAGCTCGTCCCCGGCGGGCTGGGGTTCGTCAGCCAGAGCGGTGCGCTCGGCTATGGCGCGGTCTCGCTCGCCTTCGAGCGCGGCCTCGGCCTGGGCTGGGTGGTCAACACCGGCAACGAGGCCGACCTCTCCGCGGCCGAGGTCATGGCGGCCGTCGCCGGGGAGGAGGGCTGCACCGGCCTGCTCGGGTATGCCGAGTCGCTCACCGACGTGCACGCCCTCGCCCGGGTGGTCGCCTCCGGGGTCCCGGTCGCCCTGCTCAAGGCGGGGCGCTCGGACGCCGGTGCCCGCGCCGCCGCCTCGCACACCGGTGCGCTCGCGGCAGGGGACACGGTCGTCGACGTCGCGCTGCGCCGGGCCGGTGTCGTGCGGGTCGACGACGTCGAGGAGCTGCTCGACGTCGGTGACGTCATGGGCCTGGTCCCGTCGGTGCGCGGGCGGCGGGTGCGCCGGGTCGCGGTCGTCACCACCTCCGGCGGGTCGGGCATCCTCACCGCCGACGCGATCGAGACGCACGGCGACCGGCTGGAGCTCGCCGCGCTGTCCGCGGCGACGACCGCCGCGCTGGAGGAGATCGTCCCGGCCTACGGCGCGACCGGCAACCCGGTCGACGTCACCGCCTCGGTGATGAGCAACCCCGCACTCTTCGACCGGGCGCTGACCACGATCGCCGGTGACCCCGGCGTCGACGCCGTCGTCGCCTGCTTCTGCGTGCTGACGGGCAAGGACGTCGACGACGTCGTCGCCGCGCTGGCCCGGGTGCGCGAGGCCACCGGGGTGCCCGTCGTCGTCGTGCGCACCGGTGCCGACCACCTCGCCCCGCAGGCCGCCGCGACCATGCGCGCCGCCGGCCTGCCGGTCTACACCACGCCCGAGCGCGCCGTCCGGGCGCTCGCCGCGCTCAGCCAGATGGCCCGGCCGGACGTGCGCGAGCGTCCGGCGCCGCCCGCGGTCGACGCGCACCTGACCGCGGACATGGGGGAGGACGAGCTCAAGGCGACCCTCGCCCGTCTCGGCCTGCCCGTCCCCGTGGGCCGGGTCGCGGCCGACCGGGACGACGCCGTCACCGCCGTGGCCGAGGCCGGCGGTCGCGCCGTGCTCAAGGCCGTCGTGCCCGGGCTGCTGCACAAGTCCGACGCCGGAGGCGTCGTCCTCGACGTCACCGCCGAGCAGGCGCCCGAGGTCTTCGACCGGCTCGCCGCGATGGGCGGGGAGGTGCTCGTCGAGGAGCTGGTGCCCGGCGGCCTCGAGGCCCTCGTCGGCTCCACCGACAGCCCGCTGGGCCGGGTGCTCACCGTCGGCGTCGGGGGCGTGCTCACCGAGGTCGTCGCCGACGTCGCGCTCCGGCTGCTGCCCGTCGACCGGCAGGACGTCGAGGAGATGCTCGACGAGACCCGCCTGGGCCGGCTGCTCGCCGGTGTCCGAGGCCAGGGCCCCGCCGACCGTGCCGCGCTCGTCGACACGGTCCTGGCGGTCGCCGGCGTCGCCGCCACCCTGCCGCCGGGCGCCGAGCTCGACCTCAACCCCGTCACCGTCCTCGCGCAGGGCGACGGCGTGCGGATCCTCGACGCGGCCCTCGCCACGGCGGACGAAGCGGGAGACTGA
- a CDS encoding bifunctional salicylyl-CoA 5-hydroxylase/oxidoreductase, translating into MRIAIIGGGPGGLYFAALTKALDPSHEITVWERNAPDDTFGFGVVFSDETLGGIEHADRAVFEAMQREFARWDDIDVHVDGQVLTSGGHGFAAMSRRRLLEILQARCRELGVTLHFRTEGPDVEELSATHDLVLAADGLNSAVRRRYQDTFRTTLDVRKCKYMWLATSKVFEAFKFYILSTPWGVMQVHGYPYDATGSTFILEMHEDVWRAAGFDAGEDRAWVPGESDEESIARIRELCADIFEGEDVMANNSRWISFTTVRNESWRRGNVVILGDAAHTAHFSIGSGTKLAMEDALALAACLHEQPDADAALTAYETERRPVVESTQRAAQASLEWFENLGQYTDQDTEQFAFNIMTRSRRVTHDNLKVRDPEFVKRIDHWFARATPGGRPDAPPMFQPFRLGGLELHNRVVVSPMDMYSSPGDGMPTEFHLVHLGGKAMGGAGLVMTEMVCVSPTGRITPGCTGIWSDEQTDAWRRIVGTVHELSEAKIGLQVGHSGRKGSTKLMWEGIDQPLDDGNWEVVGPSPLPYQHGVNQVPRELTREDLEGIKAEHVEAARRGAEAGFDLLELHVAHGYLLSSFVSPVTNQRTDEYGGDLRARLRYPLEVFSAMREAWPAERPMTVRISATDWVDGGIDVEDAVQVAQAFKDAGAAAIDVSSGQVTPDERPAFGRSYQTPFADAIRNRVGIPTIAVGIISSWDDVNSIVLAGRADLCAVGRAHLYNPSWTLHAAVEQDYDGPGAVWPTPWRAGRRKPQTGRTDGPRPRLQLVREGEQGTRHARWRPGT; encoded by the coding sequence ATGCGCATCGCGATCATCGGGGGCGGCCCCGGCGGGCTCTACTTCGCGGCGCTGACCAAGGCCCTCGACCCCTCGCACGAGATCACGGTCTGGGAGCGCAACGCCCCCGACGACACCTTCGGCTTCGGCGTGGTCTTCTCCGACGAGACCCTCGGCGGCATCGAGCACGCCGACAGGGCGGTCTTCGAGGCGATGCAGCGCGAGTTCGCCCGCTGGGACGACATCGACGTCCACGTCGACGGGCAGGTCCTCACCTCCGGCGGGCACGGCTTCGCCGCGATGTCGCGCAGGCGGCTGCTCGAGATCCTCCAGGCCCGCTGCCGCGAGCTCGGTGTCACCCTGCACTTCCGCACCGAGGGCCCCGACGTCGAGGAGCTCTCCGCCACCCACGACCTCGTGCTGGCCGCCGACGGCCTCAACTCGGCGGTCCGTCGCCGCTACCAGGACACCTTCCGCACCACCCTCGACGTGCGGAAGTGCAAGTACATGTGGCTGGCGACCAGCAAGGTCTTCGAGGCGTTCAAGTTCTACATCCTCTCCACTCCGTGGGGCGTCATGCAGGTGCACGGCTACCCCTACGACGCGACCGGCTCCACCTTCATCCTGGAGATGCACGAGGACGTATGGCGTGCCGCCGGTTTCGACGCCGGCGAGGACCGGGCGTGGGTCCCGGGGGAGTCGGACGAGGAGTCGATCGCGCGGATCCGCGAGCTGTGCGCCGACATCTTCGAGGGCGAGGACGTCATGGCCAACAACTCGCGGTGGATCTCCTTCACCACCGTGCGCAACGAGTCCTGGCGGCGCGGCAACGTCGTCATCCTCGGCGACGCCGCGCACACCGCGCACTTCTCCATCGGCTCGGGCACCAAGCTGGCGATGGAGGACGCGCTCGCGCTCGCCGCGTGCCTGCACGAGCAGCCCGACGCGGACGCGGCGCTGACGGCATACGAGACCGAGCGGCGACCGGTCGTGGAGTCCACGCAGCGCGCCGCCCAGGCGAGCCTGGAGTGGTTCGAGAACCTCGGGCAGTACACCGACCAGGACACCGAGCAGTTCGCCTTCAACATCATGACCCGCAGCCGGCGCGTCACCCACGACAACCTCAAGGTGCGCGACCCCGAGTTCGTCAAGCGGATCGACCACTGGTTCGCGCGGGCGACGCCCGGCGGCCGCCCCGACGCGCCGCCGATGTTCCAGCCCTTCCGGCTCGGCGGGCTCGAGCTGCACAACCGCGTCGTCGTCTCCCCGATGGACATGTACTCCTCGCCCGGCGACGGCATGCCCACCGAGTTCCACCTCGTCCACCTCGGCGGCAAGGCGATGGGCGGCGCCGGCCTGGTGATGACCGAGATGGTCTGCGTGTCCCCGACCGGCCGGATCACCCCCGGCTGCACCGGCATCTGGAGCGACGAGCAGACCGACGCCTGGCGCCGGATCGTCGGCACCGTGCACGAGCTGTCGGAGGCCAAGATCGGCCTGCAGGTCGGGCACTCCGGCCGCAAGGGCTCGACCAAGCTCATGTGGGAGGGCATCGACCAGCCCCTGGACGACGGCAACTGGGAGGTCGTCGGGCCCTCGCCGCTGCCCTACCAGCACGGGGTCAACCAGGTGCCGCGCGAGCTGACCCGCGAGGACCTGGAGGGAATCAAGGCCGAGCACGTCGAGGCGGCCCGCCGCGGTGCCGAGGCCGGCTTCGACCTGCTCGAGCTGCACGTGGCGCACGGCTACCTGCTGAGCTCGTTCGTGTCGCCGGTCACCAACCAGCGCACCGACGAGTACGGCGGCGACCTGCGGGCCCGGCTGCGCTACCCGCTCGAGGTCTTCTCCGCGATGCGCGAGGCCTGGCCGGCCGAGCGGCCGATGACCGTGCGCATCTCGGCCACCGACTGGGTCGACGGCGGCATCGACGTCGAGGACGCGGTCCAGGTCGCCCAGGCCTTCAAGGACGCCGGCGCCGCCGCGATCGACGTCTCCTCCGGGCAGGTCACGCCCGACGAGCGGCCCGCCTTCGGCCGCAGCTACCAGACGCCCTTCGCCGACGCGATCCGCAACCGGGTGGGCATCCCCACGATCGCGGTCGGGATCATCTCCTCCTGGGACGACGTCAACTCCATCGTCCTCGCCGGCCGTGCCGACCTGTGCGCCGTCGGCCGCGCCCACCTCTACAACCCGAGCTGGACGCTGCACGCCGCGGTCGAGCAGGACTACGACGGCCCCGGCGCGGTCTGGCCCACGCCGTGGCGCGCGGGTCGCCGCAAGCCGCAGACCGGCCGCACCGACGGGCCCAGGCCGCGCCTGCAGCTGGTCCGTGAGGGCGAGCAGGGCACCCGGCACGCCAGGTGGAGGCCGGGCACGTGA
- a CDS encoding SDR family NAD(P)-dependent oxidoreductase, translating to MTGEGRFTGKVAVVTGGAGGIGRAVCEGFAAQGASVAVLDVRGVQEAAAALSEGYGVSARGWEVDVSDRDAVAAVMDAVVGGLGGLDVLVTLAGGSLGTPKILEEIEPEHVDLVVDVNVKGTFYCAQAALARMPDDGAVVTVSSIGGRQPSPVTGVPYAASKAAVLGMTRRLAREVGGRGQRVNAVAPGLFLTGRLQQMYDEMPASERDEVLDAIPLGRFPELREIVDPVLFLAGPESSYITGVVLDVNGGRFMPL from the coding sequence ATGACGGGCGAGGGCAGGTTCACCGGGAAGGTCGCCGTGGTCACCGGTGGCGCCGGCGGGATCGGGCGGGCGGTCTGCGAGGGCTTCGCCGCGCAGGGGGCCTCCGTCGCGGTGCTCGACGTGCGCGGGGTGCAGGAGGCCGCGGCCGCCCTCTCGGAGGGGTATGGGGTGTCCGCCCGGGGCTGGGAGGTGGACGTCAGCGACCGGGACGCCGTGGCGGCGGTCATGGACGCGGTGGTCGGCGGGCTGGGCGGCCTGGACGTGCTCGTCACCCTGGCCGGCGGGTCGCTGGGCACCCCGAAGATCCTCGAGGAGATCGAGCCGGAGCACGTGGACCTCGTCGTCGACGTCAACGTCAAGGGGACGTTCTACTGCGCGCAGGCGGCGCTGGCCCGGATGCCCGACGACGGCGCGGTCGTCACGGTGTCCTCGATCGGCGGCCGGCAGCCCTCGCCGGTGACGGGCGTGCCCTACGCGGCGTCCAAGGCTGCCGTGCTCGGCATGACCCGGCGGCTGGCGCGCGAGGTCGGCGGCCGGGGCCAGCGGGTCAACGCGGTCGCGCCGGGGCTCTTCCTCACCGGCAGGCTGCAGCAGATGTACGACGAGATGCCGGCGAGCGAGCGCGACGAGGTGCTCGACGCCATACCCCTGGGCCGGTTTCCCGAGCTGCGCGAGATCGTCGACCCGGTCCTCTTCCTCGCCGGTCCCGAGTCCTCCTACATCACCGGCGTGGTGCTGGACGTCAACGGCGGGCGCTTCATGCCGCTGTGA
- a CDS encoding trypsin-like serine protease, which produces MKNAYYSHGLLTAEHCSNSQTYAGRDILYFRGVLAKQYGDVQWHSSSEAASASFYYTSGQRRTITATVNAVKGQSLCKYGKTTSNTCDDVYRTGQCRGDYCNLIMMKNRKADSGDSGGPVFWGHHGYGVHSGYKTYLLKNRDMYTPIRSTATQLGLTVKLTS; this is translated from the coding sequence GTGAAGAACGCCTACTACTCCCATGGTCTCCTGACTGCGGAGCACTGTTCCAACAGCCAGACCTACGCTGGTCGCGACATTCTCTACTTCCGGGGGGTCCTGGCCAAGCAGTACGGGGATGTGCAGTGGCACAGCTCGAGCGAGGCCGCTTCGGCGTCGTTCTACTACACCAGCGGTCAGCGCCGGACCATCACCGCGACCGTCAACGCCGTGAAGGGCCAGTCGCTGTGCAAGTACGGCAAGACGACGAGCAACACCTGCGACGACGTCTACAGGACCGGCCAGTGCCGCGGTGACTACTGCAACCTGATCATGATGAAGAACCGCAAGGCTGACAGCGGCGACAGCGGAGGCCCAGTTTTCTGGGGCCACCACGGCTACGGCGTCCACTCCGGCTACAAGACGTACCTGCTGAAGAACCGAGACATGTACACTCCGATCCGCTCTACGGCCACCCAGCTTGGCCTCACAGTGAAGCTCACATCATGA